In one window of Pieris brassicae chromosome 10, ilPieBrab1.1, whole genome shotgun sequence DNA:
- the LOC123714794 gene encoding fibroin heavy chain-like isoform X18: protein MVSCKVLLALALVTIVSSTPTFLHHHHHHDLRGGLSLKANLGLGISGGLNLIFGKHRLNNRVCDQDTHKLLLGYKKPRHIHDIYGLVPNLITGLGGIIDTHVDGYGSLLARLVIAYSRISVCLNIKPGSPTPPFCVRDFSQFGVKGCGKNALEIVQRFQVINAVQLVNAHIHKYTDGRGIGSTKGFIYVMFKIGLEIAQGIDNRQNINKNSFNWVFLQVTILIGAFGNSYKADLGASVSLGIIKTCHPILHKHGYPGVLHLWQEVNLIIKPCNGIRGPFNPIDDNDGDDKDIDLGDWNDDNDDDDNEGSSGTGKGVGQGQGNSNDGGSSGSGYGYGQGQGNSNNGGSSGTGKGVGQGQGNSNNGGNSGTGKGVGQGQGNSNIDGSSGTGKGVGQGQGNSNGAGSSGSGYGYGQGQGNSNGAGSSGSGYGYGQGQGNSNNGGSSGTGKGVGQGQGNSNAGGSSGSGYGYGQGQGNSNAGGSSGSGYGYGQGQGNSNDGGSSGSGYGYGQGQGNSNNGGSSGTGKGVGQGQGNSNNGGNSGTGKGVGQGQGNSNIDGSSGTGKGVGQGQGNSNGAGSSGSGYGYGQGQGNSNGAGSSGSGYGYGQGQGNSNNGGSSGTGKGVGQGQGNSNAGGSSGSGYGYGQGQGNSNNGGSSGTGKGVGQGQGNSNDGGSSGSGYGYGQGQGNSNNGGSSGSGYGYGQGQGNSNDDDSSGSGKGVGQGQGNSNNGGSSGSGKGVGQGQGNSNDGGSSGSGYGYGQGQANSNNGGSSGTGQGFGQGQGNSNAGGSSGSGYGYGQGQGNSNDDDSSGSGKGVGQGQGNSNDGGSSGSGYGYGQGQGNSNNGGSSGTGKGVGQGQGNSNDDDSSGSGKGVGQGQGNSNNGGSSGSGKGVGQGQGNSNAGGSSGSGYGYGQGQGNSNDGGSSGSGYGYGQGQGNSNDDDSSGSGKGVGQGQGNSNDGGSSGSGYGYGQGQGNSNNGGSSGTGKGVGQGQGNSNAGGSSGSGNGYGQGQGNSNDGGSSGTGKGVGQGQGNSNNGGSSGSGKGVGQEQGNSNDGGSSGSGKRFGQGQGNSKQGSDGFGFGFGFGSGQGSFKYGQCINVVAIPSFNGYRSNPFSSNYESGVSWAFIPESDFNGNNYRNSARIY, encoded by the exons ATGGTGTCTTGTAAAGTCCTCTTGGCTTTGGCCTTG GTCACCATAGTATCAAGTACTCCAACATTCCttcaccaccaccaccaccacgATCTTCGTGGTGGGCTAAGTCTTAAAGCAAAT CTTGGACTTGGTATTTCTGGAGGATTAAACTTGATATTTGGGAAACATAGAC taaacAACAGAGTATGCGACCAGGACACTCACAAATTATTGCTTGGATATA aaaaacctCGTCACATCCATGACATCTATGGATTGGTGCCGAATT TGATCACAGGATTGGGTGGCATCATTGATACACACGTTGATGGGt ATGGTTCTCTGCTCGCAAGAT TGGTGATTGCATACTCAAGAATCTCCGTGTGCCTCAATATTAAACCAG GATCTCCCACGCCGCCATTCTGCGTACGGGACTTCTCTCAGTTTGGAGTAAAAGGATGCGGAAAGAATGCTCTCGAAATAGTTCAGCGATTCCAAGTTATCAACGCGGTTCAACTCGTCAATGCTCACATCCACAAATACACCGATGGCAGAG GAATCGGTTCGACAAAGGGCTTCATTTACGTGATGTTCAAGATTGGTCTGGAAATTGCTCAGGGAATTGACA acagACAAAATATCAACAAGAATTCTTTCAACTGGGTGTTCCTGCAAG TTACCATATTGATCGGTGCTTTCGGGAACTCCTACAAAGCGGAct TGGGAGCTTCAGTTTCTTTGGGAATAATCAAGACATGCCACCCAATTCTTCACAAACACGGATATCCAG GCGTCTTGCACTTGTGGCAGGAAGTGAACCTTATAATAAAACCATGTAATGGTATCAGAGGACCATTTAATCCAATTGATGACAATGATGGTGACGATAAAGACATTGATTTAGGTGATTGGAATGATGATAATGATGACGATGATAATGAAGGCAGCTCTGGCACTGGAAAAGGCGTCGGACAAGGACAAGGCAACTCCAACGATGGTGGTAGCTCTGGCTCTGGATATGGATACGGACAAGGACAAGGCAACTCCAACAATGGAGGTAGCTCTGGCACTGGAAAAGGCGTCGGACAAGGACAAGGCAACTCCAACAATGGAGGTAACTCTGGCACTGGAAAAGGCGTCGGACAAGGACAAGGCAACTCCAACATTGATGGTAGCTCTGGCACTGGAAAAGGTGTGGGACAAGGACAAGGCAACTCCAACGGTGCTGGTAGCTCTGGCTCTGGATATGGATACGGACAAGGACAAGGCAACTCCAACGGTGCTGGTAGCTCTGGCTCTGGATATGGATACGGACAAGGACAAGGCAACTCCAACAATGGAGGTAGCTCTGGCACTGGAAAAGGCGTCGGACAAGGACAAGGCAACTCCAATGCTGGTGGTAGCTCTGGCTCTGGATATGGATACGGACAAGGACAAGGCAACTCCAATGCTGGTGGTAGCTCTGGCTCTGGATATGGATACGGACAAGGACAAGGCAACTCCAACGATGGTGGTAGCTCTGGCTCTGGATATGGATACGGACAAGGACAAGGCAACTCCAACAATGGAGGTAGCTCTGGCACTGGAAAAGGCGTCGGACAAGGACAAGGCAACTCCAACAATGGAGGTAACTCTGGCACTGGAAAAGGCGTCGGACAAGGACAAGGCAACTCCAACATTGATGGTAGCTCTGGCACTGGAAAAGGTGTGGGACAAGGACAAGGCAACTCCAACGGTGCTGGTAGCTCTGGCTCTGGATATGGATACGGACAAGGACAAGGCAACTCCAACGGTGCTGGTAGCTCTGGCTCTGGATATGGATACGGACAAGGACAAGGCAACTCCAACAATGGAGGTAGCTCTGGCACTGGAAAAGGCGTCGGACAAGGACAAGGCAACTCCAATGCTGGTGGTAGCTCTGGCTCTGGATATGGATACGGACAAGGACAAGGCAACTCCAACAATGGAGGTAGCTCTGGCACTGGAAAAGGCGTCGGACAAGGACAAGGCAACTCCAACGATGGTGGTAGCTCTGGCTCTGGATATGGATACGGACAAGGACAAGGCAACTCCAACAATGGAGGTAGCTCTGGCTCTGGATATGGATACGGACAAGGACAAGGCAACTCCAACGATGATGATAGCTCTGGCTCTGGAAAAGGTGTCGGACAAGGACAAGGCAACTCCAACAATGGTGGTAGCTCTGGCTCTGGAAAAGGTGTAGGACAAGGACAAGGTAACTCCAACGATGGTGGTAGCTCTGGCTCTGGATATGGATACGGACAAGGACAAGCCAACTCCAACAATGGTGGTAGCTCTGGCACTGGACAAG GCTTCGGACAAGGACAAGGCAACTCCAATGCTGGTGGTAGCTCTGGCTCTGGATATGGATACGGACAAGGACAAGGCAACTCCAACGATGATGATAGCTCTGGCTCTGGAAAAGGTGTCGGACAAGGACAAGGCAACTCCAACGATGGTGGTAGCTCTGGCTCTGGATATGGATACGGACAAGGACAAGGCAACTCCAACAATGGAGGTAGCTCTGGCACTGGAAAAGGCGTCGGACAAGGACAAGGCAACTCCAACGATGATGATAGCTCTGGCTCTGGAAAAGGTGTCGGACAAGGACAAGGCAACTCCAACAATGGTGGTAGCTCTGGCTCTGGAAAAGGTGTGGGACAAGGACAAGGCAACTCCAACGCTGGTGGTAGCTCTGGCTCTGGATATGGATACGGACAAGGACAAGGCAACTCCAACGATGGTGGTAGCTCTGGCTCTGGATATGGATACGGACAAGGACAAGGCAACTCCAACGATGATGATAGCTCTGGCTCTGGAAAAGGTGTCGGACAAGGACAAGGCAACTCCAACGATGGTGGTAGCTCTGGCTCTGGATATGGATACGGACAAGGACAAGGCAACTCCAACAATGGTGGTAGCTCTGGCACTGGAAAAGGTGTGGGACAAGGACAAGGCAACTCCAACGCTGGTGGTAGCTCTGGCTCTGGAAATGGATACGGACAAGGACAAGGCAACTCCAACGATGGTGGTAGCTCTGGCACTGGAAAAGGCGTCGGACAAGGACAAG GCAACTCCAACAATGGTGGTAGCTCTGGCTCTGGAAAAGGTGTAGGACAAGAACAAGGTAACTCCAACGATGGTGGTAGCTCTGGCTCTGGAAAAAGATTCGGACAAGGACAAGGCAACTCCAAACAAGGCAGTGACGGCTTCGGATTCGGTTTTGGTTTCGGTTCTGGCCAAGGATCTTTTAAATATGGACAATGTATTAATGTGGTTGCTATTCCGTCTTTCAATGGTTATAGATCAAACCCATTCTCTAGCAACTATGAAAGTGGTGTTTCCTGGGCATTTATACCAGAGTCTGACTTCAATGGAAATAATTACAGAAACAGTgcaagaatttattaa
- the LOC123714794 gene encoding fibroin heavy chain-like isoform X5, protein MVSCKVLLALALVTIVSSTPTFLHHHHHHDLRGGLSLKANLGLGISGGLNLIFGKHRLNNRVCDQDTHKLLLGYKKPRHIHDIYGLVPNLITGLGGIIDTHVDGYGSLLARLVIAYSRISVCLNIKPGSPTPPFCVRDFSQFGVKGCGKNALEIVQRFQVINAVQLVNAHIHKYTDGRGIGSTKGFIYVMFKIGLEIAQGIDNRQNINKNSFNWVFLQVTILIGAFGNSYKADLGASVSLGIIKTCHPILHKHGYPGVLHLWQEVNLIIKPCNGIRGPFNPIDDNDGDDKDIDLGDWNDDNDDDDNEGSSGTGKGVGQGQGNSNDGGSSGSGYGYGQGQGNSNNGGSSGTGKGVGQGQGNSNNGGNSGTGKGVGQGQGNSNIDGSSGTGKGVGQGQGNSNGAGSSGSGYGYGQGQGNSNGAGSSGSGYGYGQGQGNSNNGGSSGTGKGVGQGQGNSNAGGSSGSGYGYGQGQGNSNAGGSSGSGYGYGQGQGNSNDGGSSGSGYGYGQGQGNSNNGGSSGTGKGVGQGQGNSNNGGNSGTGKGVGQGQGNSNIDGSSGTGKGVGQGQGNSNGAGSSGSGYGYGQGQGNSNGAGSSGSGYGYGQGQGNSNNGGSSGTGKGVGQGQGNSNAGGSSGSGYGYGQGQGNSNNGGSSGTGKGVGQGQGNSNDGGSSGSGYGYGQGQGNSNNGGSSGSGYGYGQGQGNSNDDDSSGSGKGVGQGQGNSNNGGSSGSGKGVGQGQGNSNDGGSSGSGYGYGQGQANSNNGGSSGTGQGFGQGQGNSNAGGSSGSGYGYGQGQGNSNDGGSSGSGYGYGQGQGNSNNGGSSGTGKGVGQGQGNSNDDDSSGSGKGVGQGQGNSNNGGSSGSGKGVGQGQGNSNAGGSSGSGYGYGQGQGNSNDGGSSGSGYGYGQGQGNSNDDDSSGSGKGVGQGQGNSNDGGSSGSGYGYGQGQGNSNNGGSSGTGKGVGQGQGNSNAGGSSGSGNGYGQGQGNSNDGGSSGTGKGVGQGQGNSNDGGSSGSGYGQGQGNSNNGGSSGTGKGVGQGQGNSNDDDSSGSGKGVGQRQGNSNNGGSSGSGKGVGQEQGNSNDGGSSGSGKRFGQGQGNSKQGSDGFGFGFGFGSGQGSFKYGQCINVVAIPSFNGYRSNPFSSNYESGVSWAFIPESDFNGNNYRNSARIY, encoded by the exons ATGGTGTCTTGTAAAGTCCTCTTGGCTTTGGCCTTG GTCACCATAGTATCAAGTACTCCAACATTCCttcaccaccaccaccaccacgATCTTCGTGGTGGGCTAAGTCTTAAAGCAAAT CTTGGACTTGGTATTTCTGGAGGATTAAACTTGATATTTGGGAAACATAGAC taaacAACAGAGTATGCGACCAGGACACTCACAAATTATTGCTTGGATATA aaaaacctCGTCACATCCATGACATCTATGGATTGGTGCCGAATT TGATCACAGGATTGGGTGGCATCATTGATACACACGTTGATGGGt ATGGTTCTCTGCTCGCAAGAT TGGTGATTGCATACTCAAGAATCTCCGTGTGCCTCAATATTAAACCAG GATCTCCCACGCCGCCATTCTGCGTACGGGACTTCTCTCAGTTTGGAGTAAAAGGATGCGGAAAGAATGCTCTCGAAATAGTTCAGCGATTCCAAGTTATCAACGCGGTTCAACTCGTCAATGCTCACATCCACAAATACACCGATGGCAGAG GAATCGGTTCGACAAAGGGCTTCATTTACGTGATGTTCAAGATTGGTCTGGAAATTGCTCAGGGAATTGACA acagACAAAATATCAACAAGAATTCTTTCAACTGGGTGTTCCTGCAAG TTACCATATTGATCGGTGCTTTCGGGAACTCCTACAAAGCGGAct TGGGAGCTTCAGTTTCTTTGGGAATAATCAAGACATGCCACCCAATTCTTCACAAACACGGATATCCAG GCGTCTTGCACTTGTGGCAGGAAGTGAACCTTATAATAAAACCATGTAATGGTATCAGAGGACCATTTAATCCAATTGATGACAATGATGGTGACGATAAAGACATTGATTTAGGTGATTGGAATGATGATAATGATGACGATGATAATGAAGGCAGCTCTGGCACTGGAAAAGGCGTCGGACAAGGACAAGGCAACTCCAACGATGGTGGTAGCTCTGGCTCTGGATATGGATACGGACAAGGACAAGGCAACTCCAACAATGGAGGTAGCTCTGGCACTGGAAAAGGCGTCGGACAAGGACAAGGCAACTCCAACAATGGAGGTAACTCTGGCACTGGAAAAGGCGTCGGACAAGGACAAGGCAACTCCAACATTGATGGTAGCTCTGGCACTGGAAAAGGTGTGGGACAAGGACAAGGCAACTCCAACGGTGCTGGTAGCTCTGGCTCTGGATATGGATACGGACAAGGACAAGGCAACTCCAACGGTGCTGGTAGCTCTGGCTCTGGATATGGATACGGACAAGGACAAGGCAACTCCAACAATGGAGGTAGCTCTGGCACTGGAAAAGGCGTCGGACAAGGACAAGGCAACTCCAATGCTGGTGGTAGCTCTGGCTCTGGATATGGATACGGACAAGGACAAGGCAACTCCAATGCTGGTGGTAGCTCTGGCTCTGGATATGGATACGGACAAGGACAAGGCAACTCCAACGATGGTGGTAGCTCTGGCTCTGGATATGGATACGGACAAGGACAAGGCAACTCCAACAATGGAGGTAGCTCTGGCACTGGAAAAGGCGTCGGACAAGGACAAGGCAACTCCAACAATGGAGGTAACTCTGGCACTGGAAAAGGCGTCGGACAAGGACAAGGCAACTCCAACATTGATGGTAGCTCTGGCACTGGAAAAGGTGTGGGACAAGGACAAGGCAACTCCAACGGTGCTGGTAGCTCTGGCTCTGGATATGGATACGGACAAGGACAAGGCAACTCCAACGGTGCTGGTAGCTCTGGCTCTGGATATGGATACGGACAAGGACAAGGCAACTCCAACAATGGAGGTAGCTCTGGCACTGGAAAAGGCGTCGGACAAGGACAAGGCAACTCCAATGCTGGTGGTAGCTCTGGCTCTGGATATGGATACGGACAAGGACAAGGCAACTCCAACAATGGAGGTAGCTCTGGCACTGGAAAAGGCGTCGGACAAGGACAAGGCAACTCCAACGATGGTGGTAGCTCTGGCTCTGGATATGGATACGGACAAGGACAAGGCAACTCCAACAATGGAGGTAGCTCTGGCTCTGGATATGGATACGGACAAGGACAAGGCAACTCCAACGATGATGATAGCTCTGGCTCTGGAAAAGGTGTCGGACAAGGACAAGGCAACTCCAACAATGGTGGTAGCTCTGGCTCTGGAAAAGGTGTAGGACAAGGACAAGGTAACTCCAACGATGGTGGTAGCTCTGGCTCTGGATATGGATACGGACAAGGACAAGCCAACTCCAACAATGGTGGTAGCTCTGGCACTGGACAAG GCTTCGGACAAGGACAAGGCAACTCCAATGCTGGTGGTAGCTCTGGCTCTGGATATGGATACGGACAAGGACAAG GCAACTCCAACGATGGTGGTAGCTCTGGCTCTGGATATGGATACGGACAAGGACAAGGCAACTCCAACAATGGAGGTAGCTCTGGCACTGGAAAAGGCGTCGGACAAGGACAAGGCAACTCCAACGATGATGATAGCTCTGGCTCTGGAAAAGGTGTCGGACAAGGACAAGGCAACTCCAACAATGGTGGTAGCTCTGGCTCTGGAAAAGGTGTGGGACAAGGACAAGGCAACTCCAACGCTGGTGGTAGCTCTGGCTCTGGATATGGATACGGACAAGGACAAGGCAACTCCAACGATGGTGGTAGCTCTGGCTCTGGATATGGATACGGACAAGGACAAGGCAACTCCAACGATGATGATAGCTCTGGCTCTGGAAAAGGTGTCGGACAAGGACAAGGCAACTCCAACGATGGTGGTAGCTCTGGCTCTGGATATGGATACGGACAAGGACAAGGCAACTCCAACAATGGTGGTAGCTCTGGCACTGGAAAAGGTGTGGGACAAGGACAAGGCAACTCCAACGCTGGTGGTAGCTCTGGCTCTGGAAATGGATACGGACAAGGACAAGGCAACTCCAACGATGGTGGTAGCTCTGGCACTGGAAAAGGCGTCGGACAAGGACAAGGCAACTCCAACGATGGTGGTAGCTCTGGCTCTGGATACGGACAAGGACAAGGCAACTCCAACAATGGTGGTAGCTCTGGCACTGGAAAAGGCGTCGGACAAGGACAAGGCAACTCCAACGATGATGATAGCTCTGGCTCTGGAAAAGGTGTCGGACAACGACAAGGCAACTCCAACAATGGTGGTAGCTCTGGCTCTGGAAAAGGTGTAGGACAAGAACAAGGTAACTCCAACGATGGTGGTAGCTCTGGCTCTGGAAAAAGATTCGGACAAGGACAAGGCAACTCCAAACAAGGCAGTGACGGCTTCGGATTCGGTTTTGGTTTCGGTTCTGGCCAAGGATCTTTTAAATATGGACAATGTATTAATGTGGTTGCTATTCCGTCTTTCAATGGTTATAGATCAAACCCATTCTCTAGCAACTATGAAAGTGGTGTTTCCTGGGCATTTATACCAGAGTCTGACTTCAATGGAAATAATTACAGAAACAGTgcaagaatttattaa
- the LOC123714794 gene encoding fibroin heavy chain-like isoform X8: protein MVSCKVLLALALVTIVSSTPTFLHHHHHHDLRGGLSLKANLGLGISGGLNLIFGKHRLNNRVCDQDTHKLLLGYKKPRHIHDIYGLVPNLITGLGGIIDTHVDGYGSLLARLVIAYSRISVCLNIKPGSPTPPFCVRDFSQFGVKGCGKNALEIVQRFQVINAVQLVNAHIHKYTDGRGIGSTKGFIYVMFKIGLEIAQGIDNRQNINKNSFNWVFLQVTILIGAFGNSYKADLGASVSLGIIKTCHPILHKHGYPGVLHLWQEVNLIIKPCNGIRGPFNPIDDNDGDDKDIDLGDWNDDNDDDDNEGSSGTGKGVGQGQGNSNDGGSSGSGYGYGQGQGNSNNGGSSGTGKGVGQGQGNSNNGGNSGTGKGVGQGQGNSNIDGSSGTGKGVGQGQGNSNGAGSSGSGYGYGQGQGNSNGAGSSGSGYGYGQGQGNSNNGGSSGTGKGVGQGQGNSNAGGSSGSGYGYGQGQGNSNAGGSSGSGYGYGQGQGNSNDGGSSGSGYGYGQGQGNSNNGGSSGTGKGVGQGQGNSNNGGNSGTGKGVGQGQGNSNIDGSSGTGKGVGQGQGNSNGAGSSGSGYGYGQGQGNSNGAGSSGSGYGYGQGQGNSNNGGSSGTGKGVGQGQGNSNAGGSSGSGYGYGQGQGNSNNGGSSGTGKGVGQGQGNSNDGGSSGSGYGYGQGQGNSNNGGSSGSGYGYGQGQGNSNDDDSSGSGKGVGQGQGNSNNGGSSGSGKGVGQGQGNSNDGGSSGSGYGYGQGQANSNNGGSSGTGQGFGQGQGNSNAGGSSGSGYGYGQGQGNSNDDDSSGSGKGVGQGQGNSNDGGSSGSGYGYGQGQGNSNNGGSSGTGKGVGQGQGNSNNGGSSGSGKGVGQGQGNSNAGGSSGSGYGYGQGQGNSNDGGSSGSGYGYGQGQGNSNDDDSSGSGKGVGQGQGNSNDGGSSGSGYGYGQGQGNSNNGGSSGTGKGVGQGQGNSNAGGSSGSGNGYGQGQGNSNDGGSSGTGKGVGQGQGNSNDGGSSGSGYGQGQGNSNNGGSSGTGKGVGQGQGNSNDDDSSGSGKGVGQRQGNSNNGGSSGSGKGVGQEQGNSNDGGSSGSGKRFGQGQGNSKQGSDGFGFGFGFGSGQGSFKYGQCINVVAIPSFNGYRSNPFSSNYESGVSWAFIPESDFNGNNYRNSARIY from the exons ATGGTGTCTTGTAAAGTCCTCTTGGCTTTGGCCTTG GTCACCATAGTATCAAGTACTCCAACATTCCttcaccaccaccaccaccacgATCTTCGTGGTGGGCTAAGTCTTAAAGCAAAT CTTGGACTTGGTATTTCTGGAGGATTAAACTTGATATTTGGGAAACATAGAC taaacAACAGAGTATGCGACCAGGACACTCACAAATTATTGCTTGGATATA aaaaacctCGTCACATCCATGACATCTATGGATTGGTGCCGAATT TGATCACAGGATTGGGTGGCATCATTGATACACACGTTGATGGGt ATGGTTCTCTGCTCGCAAGAT TGGTGATTGCATACTCAAGAATCTCCGTGTGCCTCAATATTAAACCAG GATCTCCCACGCCGCCATTCTGCGTACGGGACTTCTCTCAGTTTGGAGTAAAAGGATGCGGAAAGAATGCTCTCGAAATAGTTCAGCGATTCCAAGTTATCAACGCGGTTCAACTCGTCAATGCTCACATCCACAAATACACCGATGGCAGAG GAATCGGTTCGACAAAGGGCTTCATTTACGTGATGTTCAAGATTGGTCTGGAAATTGCTCAGGGAATTGACA acagACAAAATATCAACAAGAATTCTTTCAACTGGGTGTTCCTGCAAG TTACCATATTGATCGGTGCTTTCGGGAACTCCTACAAAGCGGAct TGGGAGCTTCAGTTTCTTTGGGAATAATCAAGACATGCCACCCAATTCTTCACAAACACGGATATCCAG GCGTCTTGCACTTGTGGCAGGAAGTGAACCTTATAATAAAACCATGTAATGGTATCAGAGGACCATTTAATCCAATTGATGACAATGATGGTGACGATAAAGACATTGATTTAGGTGATTGGAATGATGATAATGATGACGATGATAATGAAGGCAGCTCTGGCACTGGAAAAGGCGTCGGACAAGGACAAGGCAACTCCAACGATGGTGGTAGCTCTGGCTCTGGATATGGATACGGACAAGGACAAGGCAACTCCAACAATGGAGGTAGCTCTGGCACTGGAAAAGGCGTCGGACAAGGACAAGGCAACTCCAACAATGGAGGTAACTCTGGCACTGGAAAAGGCGTCGGACAAGGACAAGGCAACTCCAACATTGATGGTAGCTCTGGCACTGGAAAAGGTGTGGGACAAGGACAAGGCAACTCCAACGGTGCTGGTAGCTCTGGCTCTGGATATGGATACGGACAAGGACAAGGCAACTCCAACGGTGCTGGTAGCTCTGGCTCTGGATATGGATACGGACAAGGACAAGGCAACTCCAACAATGGAGGTAGCTCTGGCACTGGAAAAGGCGTCGGACAAGGACAAGGCAACTCCAATGCTGGTGGTAGCTCTGGCTCTGGATATGGATACGGACAAGGACAAGGCAACTCCAATGCTGGTGGTAGCTCTGGCTCTGGATATGGATACGGACAAGGACAAGGCAACTCCAACGATGGTGGTAGCTCTGGCTCTGGATATGGATACGGACAAGGACAAGGCAACTCCAACAATGGAGGTAGCTCTGGCACTGGAAAAGGCGTCGGACAAGGACAAGGCAACTCCAACAATGGAGGTAACTCTGGCACTGGAAAAGGCGTCGGACAAGGACAAGGCAACTCCAACATTGATGGTAGCTCTGGCACTGGAAAAGGTGTGGGACAAGGACAAGGCAACTCCAACGGTGCTGGTAGCTCTGGCTCTGGATATGGATACGGACAAGGACAAGGCAACTCCAACGGTGCTGGTAGCTCTGGCTCTGGATATGGATACGGACAAGGACAAGGCAACTCCAACAATGGAGGTAGCTCTGGCACTGGAAAAGGCGTCGGACAAGGACAAGGCAACTCCAATGCTGGTGGTAGCTCTGGCTCTGGATATGGATACGGACAAGGACAAGGCAACTCCAACAATGGAGGTAGCTCTGGCACTGGAAAAGGCGTCGGACAAGGACAAGGCAACTCCAACGATGGTGGTAGCTCTGGCTCTGGATATGGATACGGACAAGGACAAGGCAACTCCAACAATGGAGGTAGCTCTGGCTCTGGATATGGATACGGACAAGGACAAGGCAACTCCAACGATGATGATAGCTCTGGCTCTGGAAAAGGTGTCGGACAAGGACAAGGCAACTCCAACAATGGTGGTAGCTCTGGCTCTGGAAAAGGTGTAGGACAAGGACAAGGTAACTCCAACGATGGTGGTAGCTCTGGCTCTGGATATGGATACGGACAAGGACAAGCCAACTCCAACAATGGTGGTAGCTCTGGCACTGGACAAG GCTTCGGACAAGGACAAGGCAACTCCAATGCTGGTGGTAGCTCTGGCTCTGGATATGGATACGGACAAGGACAAGGCAACTCCAACGATGATGATAGCTCTGGCTCTGGAAAAGGTGTCGGACAAGGACAAGGCAACTCCAACGATGGTGGTAGCTCTGGCTCTGGATATGGATACGGACAAGGACAAGGCAACTCCAACAATGGAGGTAGCTCTGGCACTGGAAAAGGCGTCGGACAAGGACAAG GCAACTCCAACAATGGTGGTAGCTCTGGCTCTGGAAAAGGTGTGGGACAAGGACAAGGCAACTCCAACGCTGGTGGTAGCTCTGGCTCTGGATATGGATACGGACAAGGACAAGGCAACTCCAACGATGGTGGTAGCTCTGGCTCTGGATATGGATACGGACAAGGACAAGGCAACTCCAACGATGATGATAGCTCTGGCTCTGGAAAAGGTGTCGGACAAGGACAAGGCAACTCCAACGATGGTGGTAGCTCTGGCTCTGGATATGGATACGGACAAGGACAAGGCAACTCCAACAATGGTGGTAGCTCTGGCACTGGAAAAGGTGTGGGACAAGGACAAGGCAACTCCAACGCTGGTGGTAGCTCTGGCTCTGGAAATGGATACGGACAAGGACAAGGCAACTCCAACGATGGTGGTAGCTCTGGCACTGGAAAAGGCGTCGGACAAGGACAAGGCAACTCCAACGATGGTGGTAGCTCTGGCTCTGGATACGGACAAGGACAAGGCAACTCCAACAATGGTGGTAGCTCTGGCACTGGAAAAGGCGTCGGACAAGGACAAGGCAACTCCAACGATGATGATAGCTCTGGCTCTGGAAAAGGTGTCGGACAACGACAAGGCAACTCCAACAATGGTGGTAGCTCTGGCTCTGGAAAAGGTGTAGGACAAGAACAAGGTAACTCCAACGATGGTGGTAGCTCTGGCTCTGGAAAAAGATTCGGACAAGGACAAGGCAACTCCAAACAAGGCAGTGACGGCTTCGGATTCGGTTTTGGTTTCGGTTCTGGCCAAGGATCTTTTAAATATGGACAATGTATTAATGTGGTTGCTATTCCGTCTTTCAATGGTTATAGATCAAACCCATTCTCTAGCAACTATGAAAGTGGTGTTTCCTGGGCATTTATACCAGAGTCTGACTTCAATGGAAATAATTACAGAAACAGTgcaagaatttattaa